In one window of Drosophila mauritiana strain mau12 chromosome X, ASM438214v1, whole genome shotgun sequence DNA:
- the LOC117147471 gene encoding putative ATP-dependent RNA helicase DHX57, which translates to MDESSRQHMEDCFLRSSSDIRTTNVPAVPKSQAADNKSRKTELHVLRLNDESRQMTMDTLRQIHGPEFQLDDISKYKDRGRGGHGVKHSYWQDRGTLVVQSVQGVSSTRGNDSDGDRLRRYALAKLENYGFQAVHCLEAYEHCSGDTEAALLLLYRRYMRIPDEEKLTLEPPSEQEILDMRADEKEALESIYDKAYEEREANRVWNLKFRIDHLLAHSPSEVRKAREAVLAAAAAAAQAALDKKKKPPLRCRNFDRDGTCKYGPKCRFAHLPQQPTESDATKKDSVDENDNELWFHVEVRFPPGSRYPYEAPFIYLKTTCHDIPHELRLRYARHLYKEAREICRDGIPCVYSICDLLQSNEQLAGRLDTSAFPSPKRSLFYDEPEGGGVNSDAEHHKAPKPSHYARGQTSRNDGGHQRNVEAQTRENRRLLQQFVERRKEERYQKIIDGRKQLPAFAEIERILALIESSPVVVISGETGCGKSTQVPQFILDNWFFRALQLPAKDNLPHVEIICTQPRRLSAIGVAERVAAERLDRIGQLVGYQIRLENKVSQSTRLSFCTTGILLRRLASDPLLGSVTHVIVDEVHERSEESDFLLLILKNLLRERKDLKVILMSATLNAALFSDYFGGAPVLDIPGRTFPVQQLFLEDILEMSDFVMEYDTKYCRKLKKQEQEILERELEYADVQASGEAPGKKVKDEKLTLAETYQRYTEYSKPTCKSIYLMEPMTINPELIESVLKYIVEGSHDWPREGTILIFLPGFGEIQSVHDSLLDNALFSPRAGKFILVPLHSALSGEDQALVFKKAPPGKRKIVLSTNIAETSVTIDDCVFVVDCGLMKEKCFDSNRNMESLDLVWVSRANAKQRKGRAGRVMPGVCIHLYTSYRYQYHILAQPVPEIQRVPLEQIVLRIKTLQTFASRNTLSVLLETLEAPTEDSVLGALTRLRDVGALDAEDQLTPLGHHLAALPVDVRIGKLMLYGAIFQCLDSVLTIAACLSNKSPFVSPLNKRTEADKCKRMFALGNSDHLTVLNAYRKWLDVARRGNYAASRNYASEHFLSLNTLETIADLKYQYLELLVSIGFVPINVPRRRKNACDNILTLTGVEQNHNGDNNRLLTSLLCAALYPNIVKIMTPDRVYIQTAGGAVPREPSHHDLRFKTRGDGYVKIHPSSVNSQVSVFQAPFLVFQEKVRTSAIYIRDCSMLPLIAMVLFAGSDFKVELHDGDFLFLLESGWIILKAHDLETAEMVQCLRAEMIKLLEEKIRDPCLNLLHHKNGCRMIANIVHLISKNS; encoded by the exons ATGGACGAATCCTCGAGACAGCACATGGAGGACTGTTTCCTACGCAGTTCCAGCGACATCCGCACCAC CAACGTGCCCGCGGTGCCGAAATCGCAGGCGGCTGACAACAAGTCCCGGAAAACGGAGCTTCACGTCCTTCGGCTCAACGATGAGTCCCGCCAGATGACCATGGACACGCTTCGCCAAATCCACGGACCGGAATTCCAGTTGGACGACATCAGCAAGTATAAGGATCGTGGACGCGGAGGTCACGGCGTGAAGCACTCCTACTGGCAGGATCGCGGCACCCTGGTGGTGCAGAGTGTCCAGGGCGTGAGCTCAACGCGTGGCAACGACAGTGATGGTGATCGCCTGCGCCGATATGCCTTGGCCAAACTGGAGAACTACGGCTTTCAGGCTGTCCACTGCCTGGAGGCTTATGAGCACTGCTCCGGCGACACGGAAGCCGCTCTACTGCTTCTCTACCGTCGCTATATGAGAATTCCCGATGAGGAGAAACTGACTCTCGAGCCACCTAGCGAGCAAGAAATACTGGACATGCGCGCCGACGAGAAGGAGGCCCTGGAGTCCATTTACGATAAGGCGTACGAGGAGCGCGAGGCGAATCGCGTGTGGAACCTCAAGTTTCGCATCGACCATCTGTTGGCCCACAGTCCGTCGGAGGTGCGAAAGGCCAGGGAGGCGGTCctggcagcagctgctgctgctgcccagGCGGCGCTCGACAAGAAGAAAAAGCCTCCGCTACGTTGTCGCAATTTCGATCGTGACGGCACCTGTAAGTACGGTCCCAAATGCCGGTTCGCTCACTTGCCGCAACAACCCACGGAATCGGACGCGACCAAAAAGG ATAGCGTTGACGAGAACGATAACGAGCTGTGGTTTCACGTGGAAGTGCGCTTTCCGCCAGGCAGTCGCTATCCATATGAGGCGCCCTTCATCTATCTGAAAACCACCTGCCACGACATACCGCACGAGCTGCGCCTCCGGTATGCCCGCCATCTGTACAAGGAGGCCAGAGAGATATGCCGGGATGGCATTCCCTGTGTGTACAGCATATGCGACCTGCTGCAGTCCAATGAACAGCTGGCCGGACGACTGGACACGTCTGCTTTTCCCTCGCCCAAGCGATCACTCTTCTACGATGAGCCGGAAGGCGGTGGAGTGAATTCGGATGCCGAGCATCATAAGGCACCGAAGCCATCGCACTACGCACGTGGTCAAACGTCGCGAAATGATGGAGGCCACCAGCGAAACGTGGAAGCGCAGACGAGAGAGAACCGCCGCCTCTTGCAACAGTTTGTGGAGCGACGAAAGGAAGAACGCTACCAGAAGATCATTGATGGCCGAAAACAGCTGCCCGCCTTCGCCGAAATTGAACGTATTCTGGCGCTAATAGAAAGTTCGCCGGTGGTGGTAATATCTGGTGAAACGGGCTGCGGCAAGAGTACCCAAGTGCCGCAGTTCATTTTGGACAATTGGTTCTTCCGTGCACTTCAACTGCCAGCAAAGGATAACTTGCCCCACGTGGAAATCATCTGCACGCAACCGCGACGACTCTCAGCCATCGGAGTGGCGGAGCGAGTGGCTGCCGAGCGTCTGGATCGCATTGGTCAGCTGGTGGGCTACCAGATCCGACTGGAAAACAAGGTGTCGCAAAGCACGCGACTCAGTTTCTGCACCACGGGCATCTTGTTGCGGCGACTGGCCTCGGATCCGCTACTAGGAAGCGTTACCCACGTCATAGTGGACGAAGTACACGAGCGATCTGAGGAGTCCGATTTCCTACTGCTAATTCTCAAGAATCTGCTGCGAGAGCGCAAGGATCTGAAAGTTATTCTCATGTCTGCCACGCTCAATGCCGCCCTCTTTTCGGATTATTTTGGCGGAGCTCCCGTGCTAGATATTCCTGGTCGAACGTTTCCAGTCCAGCAGCTCTTTTTGGAGGATATCCTGGAGATGAGCGACTTCGTCATGGAATACGACACTAAGTACTGCCGCAAGCTTAagaagcaggagcaggaaATACTGGAGCGTGAGCTGGAGTACGCTGATGTGCAGGCTTCGGGAGAAGCGCCAGGCAAAAAGGTCAAGGACGAAAAGCTAACTCTGGCCGAGACTTATCAGCGATACACGG AATATAGCAAGCCCACGTGCAAGAGTATTTACCTGATGGAGCCCATGACTATCAATCCAGAACTGATCGAATCCGTACTGAAATACATTGTCGAAGGTTCTCACGATTGGCCGCGCGAAGGAACCATCCTCATCTTCCTGCCTGGTTTCGGGGAAATTCAATCCGTGCACGATTCCTTGCTGGACAATGCACTCTTTTCCCCACGCGCCGGCAAATTCATCCTGGTGCCATTGCACTCGGCCCTTTCTGGCGAGGATCAGGCGCTAGTCTTTAAAAAGGCCCCGCCCGGTAAGCGAAAGATCGTGTTGAGCACAAACATAGCTGAGACCTCGGTGACCATCGACGACTGTGTGTTCGTGGTGGACTGCGGCCTGATGAAGGAGAAGTGTTTCGACTCAAACCGCAACATGGAGTCACTGGACCTGGTCTGGGTGTCTCGTGCCAATGCAAAGCAGCGTAAGGGTCGTGCCGGTCGTGTGATGCCGGGTGTGTGCATCCATCTGTACACCAGCTACCGCTATCAATACCACATTCTGGCCCAACCGGTGCCAGAGATCCAGCGAGTGCCACTCGAGCAAATTGTGCTGCGCATCAAGACGCTGCAAACGTTCGCCTCACGCAACACGCTCTCTGTTCTCCTGGAGACACTGGAGGCACCAACAGAGGACAGTGTACTAGGTGCATTGACACGATTGAGGGATGTGGGCGCGCTCGATGCAGAGGATCAATTGACCCCGCTGGGTCATCATTTGGCAGCCCTACCCGTGGACGTGCGCATCGGCAAGCTGATGCTGTATGGAGCGATCTTCCAGTGTCTGGACAGCGTGCTGACCATCGCCGCCTGCCTGAGCAACAAGTCGCCCTTCGTAAGTCCGCTCAACAAACGCACGGAGGCGGACAAGTGCAAACGGATGTTCGCACTTGGCAACAGCGATCACCTGACCGTCCTGAATGCATATAGG AAATGGCTGGATGTTGCGCGCAGGGGAAACTATGCAGCCAGCAGAAACTACGCCAGTGAGCACTTTCTGTCGCTGAACACACTTGAGACGATAGCTGACCTCAAGTACCAATACCTGGAGCTACTCGTTTCCATTGGCTTTGTGCCGATCAATGTGCCGCGTAGGCGCAAGAATGCCTGCGACAATATACTGACACTAACTG GTGTGGAGCAGAACCACAACGGTGATAACAACAGGCTGCTGACCTCGCTCCTCTGCGCCGCGCTCTACCCAAACATCGTGAAGATTATGACGCCGGATCGCGTCTACATCCAAACAGCTGGCGGTGCTGTGCCGCGCGAGCCGAGCCACCACGATTTGCGTTTCAAGACGCGCGGCGATGGCTACGTGAAGATTCATCCGTCGTCGGTTAACTCGCAGGTGTCCGTCTTTCAGGCGCCGTTCCTCGTCTTCCAGGAGAAGGTGCGCACCAGCGCCATCTACATCCGCGACTGTTCGATGCTGCCGCTCATCGCCATGGTCCTGTTTGCCGGCAGCGATTTTAAGGTGGAGCTACACGATGGGGACTTCCTCTTTCTGCTGGAGAGCGGTTGGATTATATTGAAGGCCCACGATCTGGAGACTGCTGAGATGGTGCAGTGCCTGCGGGCGGAGATGATCAAGCTGCTCGAGGAGAAGATTCGCGATCCGTGCCTTAATCTGCTGCACCATAAAAACGGCTGCCGTATGATCGCCAACATCGTTCACTTGATTAGTAAAAACAGCTGA
- the LOC117148441 gene encoding microtubule-associated protein RP/EB family member 1-like, with amino-acid sequence MNIPNVELTSLLRASMICSRVIRKWVNESLKTNIQLIEELASGAVYCQLIDMVFEGVMPLEKVVFATNRMVDFRRNFEILRKCLDELQIPLLVPIEELIKRDFEVNLYFAACFYGAFKDLIAIRQQRVENYNPLAARKYQKFSMEPPTYVSQGTDVQNPDELEPLVRNIGVQVYTYKQENMETKPLKTDV; translated from the coding sequence ATGAATATTCCAAACGTCGAGTTGACGTCTTTGCTAAGAGCATCCATGATATGCTCCAGGGTTATTCGCAAGTGGGTGAATGAATCTCTGAAGACGAACATCCAGCTCATCGAGGAATTGGCATCCGGAGCCGTCTACTGTCAGCTTATCGACATGGTCTTCGAGGGAGTGATGCCACTTGAGAAGGTCGTCTTCGCGACTAACCGAATGGTCGATTTTAGGAGGAACTTTGAAATACTAAGGAAATGTCTTGATGAACTACAAATTCCGCTGCTGGTGCCCATCGAAGAACTCATTAAGCGTGACTTCGAAGTCAATCTATATTTCGCCGCATGCTTTTACGGTGCATTTAAGGATTTGATAGCCATCCGCCAGCAACGGGTGGAGAACTACAACCCACTGGCCGCCCGTAAATACCAAAAGTTCTCCATGGAACCACCCACCTATGTCTCCCAAGGAACTGATGTCCAGAATCCCGATGAGCTTGAACCCCTCGTAAGGAATATCGGGGTGCAAGTGTATACGTATAAGCAGGAGAATATGGAAACCAAACCCCTGAAGACTGACGTCTAA
- the LOC117148442 gene encoding cilia- and flagella-associated protein 410 codes for MQIINLSGCDITLCLKMPYIEVLALSMNKITTLKSLVNCTRLKELYLRENEIASFDELKYLANAKSLTSLWLLDNPCSNAAGSKYRASVLRILPNLKKLNDVDVDEEELEAALRDECLSEVRSAILDPVLNSRNCSPKNMTYRDMIKQADRITTRIAKNLFEMLNSRRQDAMAPPGYLMPNVFSDRDHK; via the coding sequence ATGCAAATTATCAATTTATCTGGCTGCGACATCACTCTTTGCCTCAAGATGCCGTACATAGAGGTCCTTGCGCTCAGCATGAACAAGATCACTACTTTGAAAAGCCTGGTGAATTGCACTCGACTGAAGGAGCTGTACTTGCGCGAGAACGAGATAGCAAGCTTTGATGAGCTGAAATACCTGGCCAATGCCAAATCCCTGACATCCCTCTGGCTGCTGGACAATCCGTGCTCTAATGCCGCTGGCTCCAAGTATCGGGCATCTGTGCTACGAATACTGCCGAATCTGAAGAAGCTGAACGACGTAGATGTTGACGAAGAGGAGCTGGAAGCCGCTTTGCGGGACGAGTGCCTTTCGGAGGTACGGAGTGCGATCCTTGATCCTGTTTTGAATTCGCGCAATTGCAGTCCCAAAAACATGACATATCGCGATATGATCAAACAGGCCGATCGGATTACAACTAGGATTGCCAAAAACCTTTTCGAGATGCTCAATTCGCGACGTCAAGATGCGATGGCCCCACCCGGCTATCTGATGCCCAATGTATTCTCTGATAGAGATCATAAATAA